A window of the Lolium perenne isolate Kyuss_39 chromosome 7, Kyuss_2.0, whole genome shotgun sequence genome harbors these coding sequences:
- the LOC127315640 gene encoding probable 2-oxoglutarate-dependent dioxygenase SLC1, translating to MAIVGLTDAGDHHLPHHVKSRAVDDEAAAADYCLKGVRHLSDAGITRLPGRYVLPASDRPGASVCISSGGNARVKLPVVDLARLRVPTERAAVLSTIYTACRDYGFFQVVNHGVDSEAIAGMLDVAARFFELPFPERARHMSPDVRAPVRYGTSFNQANDAVLCWRDFLKLSCVPTVEDVVPSWPDSPADLREVAAAYAEASRRVFVEVVEAALEALGIGDGEDGVMEELATAGSQMMTVNCYPACPQPELTLGMPPHSDYGFFTLVLQDDVEGLQVMHDGEWFTVDPVPGSFVVNVGDHFEIYSNGRYKSVLHRVRVNSTRPRISVASFHSVGTERVVGPAAELVDEERGGEARRYMDTDFATFLAYLASAEGKHKNFLQSRRLA from the exons ATGGCGATCGTTGGCTTGACGGATGCCGGCGACCACCACCTGCCTCACCATGTCAAGAGCAGAGCCGTCGACGACGAAGCAGCCGCGGCCGACTACTGCCTCAAAGGCGTCAGGCACTTATCCGATGCCGGCATTACCAGGCTTCCCGGCAGGTACGTCCTGCCGGCCTCCGACCGCCCCGGCGCCTCCGTCTGCATAAGCAGCGGCGGCAACGCGAGGGTGAAGCTCCCCGTCGTGGACCtcgctcgtctccgcgtgcccacGGAGCGCGCCGCCGTGCTGTCGACGATCTACACCGCGTGCCGCGACTACGGCTTCTTCCAGGTGGTGAACCACGGCGTAGACTCCGAGGCCATCGCCGGGATGCTGGACGTGGCTGCGCGCTTCTTCGAGCTCCCCTTCCCGGAACGCGCGCGGCACATGTCGCCGGACGTGCGCGCGCCGGTGCGGTACGGCACGAGTTTCAACCAGGCCAACGACGCCGTCCTCTGCTGGCGTGACTTCCTCAAGCTCTCCTGCGTGCCGACGGTAGAGGACGTCGTGCCGTCGTGGCCTGACTCGCCTGCCGACCTCAGGGAGGTGGCGGCCGCGTACGCGGAGGCGAGCCGGAGGGTGTTCGTGGAAGTCGTGGAGGCGGCGCTGGAGGCTTTGGGGATCGGAGATGGTGAAGATGGCGTGATGGAGGAGCTGGCCACGGCTGGGTCGCAGATGATGACGGTGAACTGCTACCCGGCGTGCCCGCAGCCGGAGCTCACGCTGGGGATGCCACCGCACTCTGACTATGGGTTCTTCACGCTTGTGCTCCAGGACGACGTGGAGGGGCTACAGGTCATGCACGACGGCGAGTGGTTCACCGTCGACCCCGTCCCGGGCTCCTTCGTCGTCAACGTCGGCGACCACTTCGAG ATATACAGCAACGGTCGGTATAAGAGCGTGCTTCACCGGGTGCGCGTGAACTCGACGCGGCCTCGCATCTCGGTGGCGTCGTTCCACAGCGTGGGGACGGAGCGGGTGGTCGGGCCGGCGGCGGAGCTCGTCGACGAGGAGCGCGGCGGCGAAGCGCGGCGGTACATGGACACCGACTTCGCGACCTTCCTCGCCTACCTCGCCTCCGCCGAGGGGAAGCACAAGA